A single window of Archangium gephyra DNA harbors:
- a CDS encoding MinD/ParA family ATP-binding protein yields MSALWVAFYSVRGGVGRSTNLTLSALELARRGHRVAVVDFDLESPGLDVLLARDKGQPSERVQHGVVDFLDARARGEPLGIEEIVIPLDLPGEYTGRLFLVPAGRCDDAYLSALDRLDLKQMYERSGLLNPVRQLRVELEETLDPDVVLIDSRTGYSDAALVTLFDLADAAVIVMVPDLQNVERLAPVLQRLVRSTRKPQVLLVANKCQLTPPGWRAVANIESRLRELVPVAEEEVDEVESPFLYKLPFLSEFTWVQRLLPPPVPSDALRQLASRLNTLVQERTRPPVPEQIPPLSHDSLGQRQEMLERLQFGSPSAEDDDKLLGTFVPTRNIQEALKPERWLVRGARGSGRTAVFRMLTERPLEARRYCPELVEWDIIPAHGRSDSVYQSGVSLHYALSVIASEKIIQETGATWECVWLMFSVVQAGRTLPTLVKTAIQREAARLLDSYENVRKSLHQLLAMGERVWMEEFRSLVPNDGSPGLMFVYDEVDNSHEWQYGTSTELSQRILNGLLNIWTTDDALALRNRMVPKILLREDIFNSTSEMFSRAWRLRDVQLRWEPGEIATCIVNRAGVDAKISSYMEMQGGKLRHFTPGHDRDLAVLFDERIGTGARRARTWQMANRRLVDADGRLFPSDFVRLAVSAQRLERKSPSPVRSFEPALISGTSVSKAFHEVSMNRVNRLARIIRRNEGDAPFLGSFRGLQSPFHEEELISRFVAAQGPKHSRNEKKEVAERVLLLLKRLGVIGEWADGRLFVAELYLQGLGVHRAGLKLPQDEPPESEV; encoded by the coding sequence ATGAGTGCGCTCTGGGTTGCTTTCTATTCGGTGCGTGGAGGGGTTGGCCGCTCGACGAACCTGACGCTCTCGGCTCTGGAGTTGGCTCGCCGGGGACACCGGGTGGCCGTGGTGGACTTCGATCTGGAGTCACCCGGCCTCGATGTCCTCCTGGCTCGAGACAAGGGTCAGCCGTCGGAGAGAGTCCAGCACGGAGTGGTCGACTTCCTCGACGCGCGTGCGCGAGGCGAGCCTTTGGGGATAGAGGAGATCGTCATCCCTCTCGACCTACCCGGGGAGTACACAGGCCGGCTCTTCCTCGTGCCGGCGGGACGGTGTGACGACGCGTACCTGTCGGCGCTGGACCGCCTTGATTTGAAGCAGATGTATGAGCGCTCAGGGTTGCTCAATCCGGTCCGCCAGCTTCGGGTCGAGTTGGAGGAGACTCTTGATCCGGACGTCGTCTTGATCGACAGCCGCACGGGCTACTCGGATGCGGCGCTCGTGACACTCTTCGACCTGGCAGATGCAGCCGTCATCGTCATGGTGCCGGATCTCCAGAACGTGGAGCGTCTGGCGCCAGTGCTGCAGCGTCTGGTGCGATCGACTCGCAAGCCGCAGGTGTTGCTCGTGGCCAACAAGTGCCAGTTGACACCTCCGGGCTGGCGGGCCGTGGCCAACATCGAGTCCAGGCTGCGTGAGTTGGTGCCCGTGGCCGAAGAGGAAGTGGACGAGGTCGAGAGCCCCTTCCTCTACAAGCTACCCTTTCTCAGCGAGTTCACCTGGGTGCAGCGTCTGCTGCCGCCTCCCGTTCCCTCCGATGCGCTCCGCCAGCTCGCCAGCCGGTTGAATACACTGGTCCAGGAGCGGACGCGGCCCCCGGTCCCAGAGCAGATTCCTCCTCTGAGCCATGACAGCCTGGGTCAGCGGCAGGAAATGCTTGAGCGCCTCCAGTTTGGCAGCCCTTCCGCAGAGGATGATGACAAGCTACTTGGCACTTTCGTGCCCACACGGAACATCCAGGAGGCGCTCAAGCCCGAGAGGTGGCTTGTCCGAGGGGCGAGAGGCTCTGGAAGAACAGCGGTGTTCCGGATGCTCACGGAGCGACCGTTGGAGGCCAGGAGATACTGTCCGGAACTCGTGGAGTGGGACATCATTCCTGCCCATGGCAGGAGCGACAGTGTTTATCAGTCAGGCGTAAGCCTCCATTATGCCTTGAGTGTAATTGCCAGTGAGAAAATCATACAGGAAACTGGCGCTACCTGGGAGTGCGTCTGGCTGATGTTTTCCGTCGTACAGGCTGGGCGGACCCTGCCAACTCTGGTGAAGACGGCGATTCAGCGCGAAGCCGCAAGACTATTGGATTCTTATGAGAACGTAAGGAAAAGTCTTCACCAGCTTCTGGCAATGGGGGAGCGTGTTTGGATGGAGGAGTTCAGGAGCCTTGTCCCCAATGATGGTTCGCCAGGGCTGATGTTCGTTTACGATGAAGTCGACAATTCCCATGAATGGCAGTACGGGACCAGCACTGAGTTGAGCCAGAGAATACTCAATGGGCTGCTCAACATCTGGACCACCGATGATGCTCTCGCCTTGAGGAACCGGATGGTTCCCAAAATCCTCCTGCGAGAGGACATCTTCAACTCTACCTCCGAGATGTTCTCCCGCGCATGGCGTCTGCGTGACGTCCAACTGCGCTGGGAGCCTGGAGAGATAGCCACCTGCATCGTGAACCGCGCCGGAGTTGACGCGAAGATCTCCAGCTATATGGAGATGCAGGGGGGGAAGCTGCGCCACTTTACTCCCGGGCATGATAGAGATCTCGCGGTGCTCTTCGACGAGCGCATAGGGACTGGCGCCCGGCGAGCTCGCACCTGGCAAATGGCGAACCGGCGGCTCGTGGATGCCGATGGTCGGCTTTTTCCATCTGACTTCGTGCGGCTGGCAGTCTCTGCTCAGCGATTGGAACGGAAAAGCCCCTCGCCTGTTCGCTCCTTCGAACCAGCACTCATATCCGGAACGAGCGTGTCCAAAGCGTTCCACGAAGTCAGCATGAATCGTGTGAATAGGCTTGCTCGGATAATCCGTAGGAATGAGGGCGATGCGCCATTTCTCGGAAGCTTTCGTGGATTGCAGTCTCCCTTCCACGAGGAGGAGCTGATCTCCCGATTTGTCGCAGCCCAGGGCCCCAAACACTCGCGAAATGAGAAGAAAGAAGTTGCCGAGCGGGTTCTCTTGTTGCTGAAGAGGCTTGGCGTCATTGGCGAGTGGGCAGATGGACGACTCTTTGTCGCCGAACTCTACCTGCAGGGACTTGGCGTGCACCGAGCTGGTCTCAAGCTTCCGCAGGATGAGCCACCGGAATCTGAGGTGTAG
- a CDS encoding peroxiredoxin — protein MLIPTLVAGFLAGATPQAGDVAPDFTVEDTAGKSYTLSEMVKQGPVILAFFPKAFTGGUTRELSAYRDRYADVEKLHGQVLAVSTDDKKTLAEFKESLKAQFPFIPDPDAKLTNLYDVKTPVLKLANRYTFVIGEDRKVLKVESGKDAIDPNGAIVSCPLRKPKADADAAVKEAGKATDTGKSPDAGKGPDAKK, from the coding sequence ATGCTCATACCCACGCTCGTAGCGGGCTTCCTCGCGGGAGCCACCCCCCAGGCCGGGGACGTCGCGCCGGACTTCACGGTGGAGGACACCGCCGGCAAGTCGTACACGCTGTCGGAGATGGTGAAGCAGGGCCCGGTCATCCTGGCCTTCTTCCCCAAAGCCTTCACAGGTGGTTGAACCCGCGAGCTTTCGGCGTATCGCGACCGTTACGCGGACGTCGAGAAGCTCCACGGCCAGGTCCTGGCCGTCAGTACCGATGACAAGAAGACGTTGGCGGAGTTCAAGGAGTCGTTGAAGGCGCAGTTCCCGTTCATCCCGGATCCGGACGCGAAGCTGACGAACCTCTATGACGTGAAGACGCCGGTGTTGAAGCTGGCGAACCGCTACACGTTCGTGATTGGCGAGGACCGCAAGGTGCTCAAGGTGGAGTCCGGCAAGGACGCCATCGATCCGAACGGGGCGATCGTGTCCTGTCCGCTCCGCAAGCCGAAGGCGGATGCAGACGCGGCGGTGAAGGAAGCCGGCAAGGCCACGGACACGGGCAAGAGCCCGGACGCGGGCAAGGGCCCGGACGCCAAGAAGTAG
- a CDS encoding amidohydrolase family protein produces the protein MGTLLKGGIVVELEPACVERVDLRIEGERIVARGPDLPAAPDDEVIALSGKLVFPGLVSAHQRLYASLGRGMPRPKLEGYEELLEKVRWRYEDALDLDAVQVAATAGGLEALQCGTTSLFDLHSSPKAVQGALLRVGRGLHEVGLRGVLAYAVTDRRGALGREEGLEETVAFTRKARGRLRGQVGAAPLFTVSKEALEGIAEAVKSTGAGLHVPLAEDPLDEKLSVERYGSSPVMRLVDGGLLSPQTLLAHVGHLAWPELAQLLPTGAWLAHTPRSNMEAEVGYAPALKFGHRATLGADSVSADMFAEAQAAWLRSRDAGQPIDVLRYLANGQRLASQAFGLQVGQMREGAVADLLLMDYQPATPLTAENLAWHVVFGLGSRHVESVMVDGVWRVWARRPLSVNPSVVAEQAREAAAAVWARMSEK, from the coding sequence GTGGGTACGCTCCTGAAAGGTGGCATCGTCGTCGAGCTCGAACCCGCGTGTGTCGAGCGGGTGGATCTGCGCATCGAGGGCGAGCGCATCGTGGCCCGGGGCCCGGATCTGCCGGCCGCCCCGGATGACGAGGTCATCGCGCTCTCGGGCAAGCTCGTCTTCCCGGGCCTGGTGAGCGCGCACCAGCGTCTCTACGCGAGCCTCGGGCGCGGCATGCCCCGGCCCAAGCTGGAGGGCTACGAGGAGCTGCTCGAGAAGGTGCGCTGGCGCTACGAGGACGCGCTGGATCTGGACGCGGTGCAGGTGGCCGCGACCGCCGGGGGCCTCGAGGCCCTCCAGTGTGGCACCACCTCGCTCTTCGATCTGCACTCCTCGCCCAAGGCCGTCCAGGGCGCGCTGCTGCGGGTGGGCCGAGGGCTGCACGAGGTGGGCCTGCGCGGGGTGCTCGCCTACGCGGTGACGGACCGGCGCGGGGCGCTGGGGCGCGAGGAGGGCCTGGAGGAGACGGTGGCCTTCACGCGCAAGGCGCGCGGGCGGCTCCGGGGGCAGGTGGGCGCGGCCCCGCTCTTCACCGTGAGCAAGGAGGCCCTGGAGGGCATCGCCGAGGCCGTGAAGAGCACCGGCGCGGGGCTGCACGTGCCGCTGGCGGAGGATCCGCTGGACGAGAAGCTGTCGGTGGAGCGTTATGGCTCCTCGCCGGTGATGCGGCTGGTGGATGGCGGGCTGCTGTCGCCGCAGACGCTGCTGGCGCACGTGGGGCACCTGGCGTGGCCCGAGCTGGCGCAGCTGCTGCCCACGGGCGCATGGCTGGCGCACACGCCGCGCTCGAACATGGAGGCCGAGGTGGGCTACGCGCCGGCGCTGAAGTTCGGCCACCGGGCCACGCTGGGCGCGGACAGTGTGAGCGCGGACATGTTCGCCGAGGCCCAGGCGGCGTGGCTGCGCTCGCGTGATGCGGGACAGCCCATCGACGTGCTGCGCTACCTGGCCAACGGGCAGCGCCTGGCCTCGCAGGCCTTCGGGCTGCAGGTGGGGCAGATGCGCGAGGGGGCGGTGGCGGACCTGCTCCTCATGGACTACCAGCCGGCCACCCCGCTGACGGCGGAGAACCTGGCCTGGCACGTGGTGTTCGGCCTGGGCTCGCGCCACGTCGAGTCGGTGATGGTGGACGGCGTGTGGCGGGTATGGGCGCGCCGGCCCCTGTCGGTGAACCCCTCGGTGGTGGCGGAGCAGGCGCGCGAGGCCGCCGCGGCGGTGTGGGCCCGCATGAGCGAGAAGTAG
- a CDS encoding alpha/beta hydrolase family esterase, producing MTTRPSLLNILGAAALLFTAACPGRTAGPEPEPPPQAPDYGPPAAPAPAPLPERASCSGLTVGPGTYNWSLTHEGRTRFFHVLIPQNYDASRPTPAVLSFHGYGSNEQEQEDLSQLSEQAEARGFIAVYPRGLNQNELAGTNDPQSANTRSWNAGICCGPAQFATPRVDDVAFVDAMLADLDTRVCLDTKRIYATGLSNGGFFSYRLACERAGQIAAIAPIAGMAGFEPCAPVRPVSVMHFHGTDDQVIRYEGGTIPFLGGPYRSAQDSVARWANLNVCLASAIPTYDRGDSTCSTLTNCNQGTAVTLCTVQGGGHTWPGGLIPPEAGLGNTTQDLDATEQMWLFFQAHPRP from the coding sequence ATGACCACTCGCCCTTCCCTGCTGAACATTCTCGGCGCCGCCGCGCTGCTGTTCACGGCGGCCTGCCCCGGCCGCACCGCCGGCCCCGAGCCCGAGCCCCCTCCCCAGGCCCCCGACTACGGCCCGCCCGCCGCTCCCGCCCCGGCACCGCTTCCGGAACGCGCCTCCTGCAGCGGGCTCACCGTGGGCCCCGGCACCTACAACTGGAGCCTCACCCACGAGGGACGCACCCGCTTCTTCCACGTCCTCATCCCCCAGAATTACGACGCCTCCAGGCCCACGCCCGCCGTGCTCTCCTTCCATGGCTACGGCTCCAACGAGCAGGAGCAGGAAGACCTGAGCCAGCTGTCCGAGCAGGCCGAGGCCCGGGGCTTCATCGCGGTGTATCCCCGCGGGCTGAACCAGAACGAGCTCGCCGGCACCAACGATCCCCAGTCCGCGAACACGCGCAGTTGGAACGCGGGCATCTGCTGTGGCCCGGCGCAGTTCGCCACGCCGCGCGTGGACGACGTGGCCTTCGTGGACGCGATGCTCGCGGACCTCGACACGCGCGTGTGTCTGGACACCAAACGCATCTACGCCACCGGCCTGTCCAATGGCGGCTTCTTCTCCTACCGGCTCGCCTGCGAGCGCGCGGGACAGATCGCCGCCATCGCCCCCATCGCCGGCATGGCGGGCTTCGAGCCCTGCGCTCCCGTGCGCCCCGTCTCGGTGATGCACTTCCACGGCACCGACGACCAGGTCATCCGCTACGAGGGCGGCACCATCCCCTTCCTCGGCGGACCCTACCGCTCCGCGCAGGACTCGGTGGCGCGCTGGGCCAACCTCAACGTCTGTCTCGCCAGCGCCATCCCCACCTACGACCGGGGCGACAGCACCTGCAGTACCCTCACCAACTGCAACCAGGGCACCGCCGTCACCCTGTGCACCGTGCAGGGCGGTGGCCATACCTGGCCCGGGGGCCTCATTCCCCCCGAGGCCGGCCTCGGCAACACCACGCAGGACCTCGACGCCACCGAGCAGATGTGGCTCTTCTTCCAGGCCCACCCGCGTCCCTGA
- a CDS encoding polymer-forming cytoskeletal protein, which translates to MSTKAERHRSPWLPWLPSLLVLWALVPGPALAAEFRSGDVVRVGPQEVIEEDLYAFGRVVTIQGTVRGDVIAMGEQVDISGTVEGDIMSAGSNNRISSPVRGSLRAAGGELSVSGPVGEDAMLAAGNLRLTPEARVGKDLYLASGDARLYAPVQGELRAAAGTLTLAAPVGQDAHAEAGTLRLTDEARVDGNLSYRSDKDAQLASGAVVSGTVEHLAARQQKGWGPAMGLIFWLRSLVGLFALGLLFSLLAPRFARRVTAMLRQRPLPSLGWGAALFVSVPLLAGLVFLVGMLLGGWWIGLFILALYAFAIALSFPVVGLFLGRWLLERFHKTGAHLAVALLLGLVLLTLVGLVPVLGGIAALATILLGLGAMLLSVLRGHEPAGAPV; encoded by the coding sequence ATGTCCACGAAGGCCGAGCGGCACCGGAGTCCCTGGCTCCCCTGGCTCCCCTCCCTGCTGGTGCTCTGGGCCCTGGTGCCCGGCCCGGCCTTGGCCGCCGAGTTCCGCAGCGGGGACGTGGTGCGGGTGGGCCCCCAGGAGGTCATCGAGGAGGACCTCTATGCCTTCGGCCGCGTCGTGACCATCCAGGGCACCGTCCGGGGCGACGTCATCGCCATGGGCGAGCAGGTGGACATCTCCGGCACCGTCGAGGGAGACATCATGTCCGCCGGCTCGAACAACCGGATCTCCAGCCCGGTGCGCGGCAGCCTCCGGGCCGCGGGCGGCGAGCTCTCCGTGAGCGGACCCGTGGGCGAGGACGCCATGCTGGCCGCCGGCAACCTGCGGCTCACCCCCGAGGCCCGGGTGGGAAAGGATCTCTACCTCGCCTCGGGGGATGCGCGGCTCTACGCCCCCGTGCAGGGCGAGCTGCGGGCCGCGGCGGGGACACTCACGCTGGCGGCCCCCGTGGGCCAGGACGCGCACGCCGAGGCGGGCACGCTGCGGCTCACCGACGAGGCCCGCGTCGACGGGAACCTCAGCTACCGCAGTGACAAGGACGCGCAGCTCGCCTCGGGCGCTGTCGTGTCGGGCACGGTGGAGCATCTCGCCGCCCGGCAGCAGAAGGGCTGGGGGCCGGCCATGGGCCTCATCTTCTGGCTGCGCTCGCTCGTGGGGCTGTTCGCGCTGGGGCTGCTGTTCTCCCTGCTCGCGCCCCGGTTCGCGCGCCGGGTGACGGCCATGCTGCGCCAGCGGCCCCTGCCGAGTCTGGGCTGGGGCGCCGCGCTCTTCGTGAGCGTCCCGCTGCTCGCCGGCCTCGTCTTCCTCGTGGGCATGCTGCTGGGCGGCTGGTGGATCGGCCTCTTCATCCTGGCCCTCTACGCCTTCGCCATCGCCCTGTCCTTCCCGGTGGTGGGCCTGTTCCTCGGCCGGTGGCTGCTCGAGCGCTTCCACAAGACGGGGGCCCACCTCGCCGTGGCGCTGCTGCTGGGGCTGGTGCTGCTGACACTGGTGGGGCTCGTGCCGGTGCTGGGCGGAATCGCCGCCCTGGCCACCATCCTCTTGGGACTGGGGGCGATGCTCCTCAGCGTGCTGAGGGGCCACGAGCCCGCCGGGGCTCCGGTGTGA
- a CDS encoding carbohydrate deacetylase, protein MSGPERALIINADGLGYDPAITRGILRAMHEGIVSSATLMVNTPYSEAAAHEARGLPIGLHFNLAQGLPVWAAFPGESLHGGAFSEPLVPHLTPDVVEAEALAQLERLDVLLGQPATHVDVHQHLHQHSGVFEGLVRAARALRLPVRSTSPSMRHALRAHGVRTTDHFLGDTGVEAYWTLERLELHLATLPEAGVTELMCHPGYRPETVRSGYSRQREVELATFLHPRAHMALTRLGVKPTDFRVLTRPGQAPSLLLDSPR, encoded by the coding sequence GTGAGCGGTCCGGAGCGCGCCCTCATCATCAACGCCGACGGCCTGGGATACGACCCGGCCATCACCCGGGGCATCCTCCGCGCCATGCACGAGGGCATCGTCTCCTCGGCCACGTTGATGGTGAACACGCCCTACTCCGAGGCCGCCGCCCACGAGGCCCGGGGCCTGCCCATCGGCCTGCACTTCAACCTCGCCCAGGGCCTCCCGGTGTGGGCGGCCTTTCCCGGCGAGTCCCTCCACGGCGGAGCCTTCTCGGAGCCGCTCGTCCCGCACCTGACGCCGGACGTGGTGGAGGCGGAGGCGCTCGCCCAGTTGGAGCGGCTGGATGTGCTGCTCGGCCAGCCGGCCACGCACGTGGACGTGCACCAGCACCTGCACCAGCACTCCGGCGTCTTCGAAGGCCTGGTGCGTGCCGCCCGCGCGCTCCGGCTGCCGGTGCGCTCCACGAGCCCGTCCATGCGCCATGCGCTGCGGGCCCACGGCGTGCGCACCACCGACCATTTCCTCGGGGACACGGGGGTGGAGGCGTACTGGACCCTGGAGCGTCTGGAGCTGCACCTCGCCACGCTGCCCGAGGCGGGCGTCACCGAGCTGATGTGCCACCCGGGCTACCGGCCCGAGACCGTGAGGAGCGGCTACTCCCGGCAGCGCGAGGTGGAGCTGGCCACCTTCCTCCACCCGCGGGCCCACATGGCGCTCACCCGGCTGGGCGTGAAGCCCACCGACTTCCGTGTCCTCACGCGGCCCGGCCAGGCCCCCAGCCTCCTCCTGGACTCACCCCGGTGA